From the Papaver somniferum cultivar HN1 chromosome 2, ASM357369v1, whole genome shotgun sequence genome, the window ATCTTGTGGTGGAGCTTGCGCGTCCGTCAAGAGAGTATAGACTTGCCACTAACAGACTCCAAAATCGGGGAATCTATGGACAACTAAGACAAGATTTAACTAAGCATCAAAGAAGCAAGAGACGATGCGCGGTGGCGAGGCAGAGGCAGATATATGTTATTTTCTATTTactgttgtttattttaattaatatgttttttaatttaaagttgtttgtttAAACGACTATACTTAGTAAGGAAATTatattaaaattaattttaaataaacgagTACAAATAAGTAAACTTAACTAAACAAGAATTAAAATCAATTATCAAGACTGTATTCATCTTCGTTTTCTGCCGAGGCATCATCTCCGTCTTCTTCAACATTTTCAAACTTGCCAGTTTGTTGAGGGACTTGTTGCTGTTCGACCACATCCATTTCCTTATTCCATACAACAAGTTATCGTTCATTAATTGTTGAAGTGTTCAAGGAGAATAACTTGTTTAGCTTACAATCAATGTAGTATTTTTCTCGCGAAAGACGACTTTTTCGTTGTTAATTTATAGCAATGCCACAGTCCATGGCTCTATCTTCTTCTATCTTCAACTCGAATTCCTTGTGCTCAACATAGTTGAACTCATCTGAACCTACTTCTAATGCTCGTTGGGCTGCGTCTTTCACTGCTTTTGCAACTTTTTTAtcccctcctcttcttctcttgacgttggtgttaacgtctagattagtgttgtgttgttcctgactaCTTGGAGACCCGTTATATGGAGATCCAGTTCCTTTAGGTGAGGAAGCAGGCCCACCATTCTAAAAATCCTGCGAGACtggaccatgtggtgatcttgTAGGAACTTGATTACCTTCCAtcaagtatggattaaacttgttaagcaccctcaaaatggtaaaacaagtttcatgttggaagctCGATTTCTATGATCTTTGCCCctcttcccgacatcttcgttccacatccgGTTTGTCATCAACACTTCTTTTGTTGCGCCACATTTGATCAGCACTTCTTATGATCAAAGATACATGTTCATTAACGAATGCTGAAATTATGtgaaaacgatgagacaacccATCAACATCACGTCTATTGATGTTACCGGTTTCttcataatttttttgtaaaatcttatcataaaaagttttttttcttgataaataccattgatttcatctaatgtatataatacataatttctACAAAGTGACTCGCcttcatccatcgtatacttgacaccatgaattcttgtgtttcttggttgtgattgtggtgtattttgttgtgtttttttattgtgattgttgttgtgtttgttgtggtgtttgttgttgtgattgttaTTGTGATCGGTGCGATGAGGATGCCATATTTGACAGAAATGAACTTATAAAGATGAGATTTTTTCTGGTAGATTGAGTtgatataaataattttttttcaaatgaaagaaaaattagagatgacATAAAATTGTGAAATTTTGAGGTAGAGAcgaagaaggtgtgagttttaagtttgGAGATGAACTGAATTTATAGAAAAACAAAAAGGAGCAATAGCCGTTGGCGGTTTTGGGAAAAACGCGCTTTAACCAAAGATGCCGGCAAATGATTAAAGAAAGGGCGATCGTGGGACACGCGCCATTGCTTTTGGCACAAATGCCAGCGCTTGTTCCACGATCGCCCGGCCTTCCTTCACAcgcgcttcttcttcttccatctctctCGTTTGTAcattcatttttcatgtttgctGAGTCCAcagtgggatcaaaatgaacaaatccttgttttgttgagtccataggaactTAGTGGCACCGATTTATTTGACCTCGTAGTTTGATTCTAATGCTTCCATTTTAATTTTAAATTGATCGATTGATTCTTGTACATAAatcaaatttgttttttttttcatgaaacTGAACCCTGGTTTTTAAAATTGGGGTATAGGAAGTTTGCTTGAATTgggttttaattgatttatgtttTGATCACTTATCTTCTTCACTTTTCAATTTGTTAGAAAACTCTTATTTTATATCTGCATGTATGTATCGAAAACTGTTGCATAATGGTGTCTTAATTTTTAGATTTGAAAAGGAATCAAGAGTGAAGAAGAGCCATAAAAAAGAGattgaagaaaaggaagaaaatagCATATTAGATTTAGATATGATAACTTTTATTATCATGAATAATGACTTTAAAATTATTTGTAATATCTAATCAAAATGTTAAATTAAATCGATTCGTGCATGTCATTAGATTCTATCATCACGAGAAGTTTAAGTGTAACTGGATTTGTctttaaaatatttttccttttcaTTGAAAATGACAGAGAAAACAAAAAATCCAACAACGTGAGAAAACACGTTAACTAATCAGACCGACTCAGCTCGTCCCGAACCAAAACACAAACAGAGCGGTTCTGTAATTTTTTTGAAATGGTCGGTCCAGTGACCGATTTGGAATAAAAACCGGACCGACCGACCGTGGTGCAGTCCCAACCCTACTACGGGTGCAGAGGAGTTGTTGCGCACTGCTTCTTGCCCTCTTATCGTGGACACCTCTACGGGCTCTATCCCGCCCCTTGGATCTTGCTTTACTATACCCGGCCCCAACTGTATCGAGGGCACAAGCCGTCCACTCTCGAGGACATCTTTTCCAGACAcatacttcttttcttctttattcgtTTTCTAGGGTTCTTCGTTTTGGTGCTCTAAAATGGAAGACGGAACAGTAGAACAAGTTGCACCAGAGAATCACGAAACACcggtagaagaagaagagaattcaGATTTAGTTCTTGACCTTACTAGTTATCAGCTCCACGATCTTCAAGGAATTGATTTTCCATCTAGTTTAATCGAGTTAGATTTAACTGCTAACCGATTATCAACTGTAGATTCTCGAATTGGTCTTCTCTCGCAGTTAAAAAAGCTTTCTTTTCGTCAGAATATCCTCGAGGATGCTGCTGTTGAACCAATTTCTCAGTGGAATGAAATTTCTCAGCTCCAGGTATGGTCACAGTTCGTTTTTTCATCCCTTTTTTGAGAAATGTGATTATCTCCGCACCAAATTTTAACGGAAAGGCATGAACACCATATGATTCTGGGGTATGTGACCAATCAATTTTAGAATTTAGCAAGAAGAAATTCTTAGATTCTGGAACTGATACGTTGGTTGGGGcattaggtttttgatttttgcTGGCTGTCAAAGTTGATAGTCTTAGTACATAAGCAGTAGCGAATGTAGCCTCTCATATTATCCATCCCTTTGGAATTAGTTCTATTGGAATGGTAGCTAAGTACCCTAGTTGTCGATGGTTTCGACCCCATCATTGCGTTCGTGTATGAATTTGTAGCACCCTAGTTATGAAGTTAGCATGTAGTCTTGGTCGCTTTCCTGTCTGTGGCTTTTGTATTCTATGGGTCATTCTTCATACAGCACAGGTAGGCAAAATTTATACAGCTACAAATGGACAGATTTTACCATCTATATAAACTATGAAGTGTAAACTATGCCCACAATGTGACTGTCATTGGGCACTTGAGAGTAACAAAGTCTGGGGTTTAGAAGTACATAACCTTTAGACGAGAGTTACTTAAGTCATTTGGGAGTTTTCCTTGGTATTGTTGTAGGATTGGAAGCGAATTGTCTTATCCCAATGTTTGTGAAGTTATTATGGAGCTAAACCAGCCTTAAAAGAATGAGTTCAAATGGATATACGTGTTGCTTAAGCCATTTTGGACTGTCAAGTTGATAGTCTTAGTATTTTGGCAGTAGCTATTTGATGCTAGCTAAGTACACTAGTTGGGAATGGTTTCGATGCCATCATTGCATTCATGTCCAATTTTGTGGCACCCTACTTACATAGTGAGCACATGGTCTTTGTCACCTTCTAGGCTATGGTTTTTGTATCCATTTATATTCCTTGTTCCGTTCTTCATACTCCAGATTTAGCCAACTTATACAGAAAAATGGACAGGTTTTCCCATCTAGAACTCATATATTATGTGAAAACTATGCCAACCATCGGGCATCAGGGAGTCTGGGAATTAAAAGTATTGGTTTTTGATCTATCGTCTTAGGAGAGTTATTTAAGTCATTTGGGAGCCGACCTTAGTCTTTCTGTAGGATGGAAGCAAATTATCTAATCCAATGTTTTGTAAGGTTATTATTGGGCTAAACCAGCCTTAAAAGAATGAATTCAAATAGATTTGTATGTCATTTTAGATATACCTGTTATTACATTCCTCACATCACCTTGTCACAGTTTTGTTTCATCAAGACTAACTTCTCCTGTTTTTTATTCTTTTACCTACATCATGATACTTAATATGCCACCAAAAGTTAAAAAACTGGAAAGAAGAGAAATGTTGAAGAATGGAATTGATTGTATCATGCAGCTAAGCTTGTTGTGTAATAGGAGTGTGTAAGGAATAAAATTTCTTAGTAACATATGCTAATAGATGATTGGTTTTATTTTGCGTTCATGAGCAATTTGAGTGCACAAATTTCTATACTACAGGCTAACAGAATATTACAGAGTTATGTTTTTGTCGTGTGACTCGTGTATATAAAAGTCTCATGTATATCAGGCTAACAGCAtgataattaatgttttattttctcAGGAACTCGTCTTCAGGGATAACAAGCTAACGAAAATACCTGATGTCAGCATTTTTAAAAGTCTCGTGGTATTTGACGTATCCTTCAATGAAATACTCTCCTTAACTGGTATATCAAAGGTCTCAAGCACACTCAAGGAACTTTATGTTTCCAAGAATGAAGTGACCAAGATGGAGGAGCTAACCCACCTTCATGATCTACAAATTCTTGAACTTGGCTCAAATAGATTACGGGTTTGTTTTCTTACCTTTCAAACTATTTGGACCTAACAATTAAACTATTATACCACGTGACATTTAGTGTAAAAGTATTTCTCATCTTTGTAGTTGGTTAGTTTGTAGCTCACTTGGGCTGAATGAAGAATTACTTAGACTAGGCCATTCATTTACACTTTAGATTCTTTTGAGCAGTTTACGTAGTCTACAAGGAATGGTTATATCAGGTAATGGAGAACTTGGACACACTAACAAATTTGCAAGAGCTATGGCTTGGGCGGAACCGTATCCGAACTGTCAACCTATGTGGACTAAAATGTATCAAGAAGATTAGCTTACAGAGTAACCGTTTGACATCTATGACAGGATTTCAGGTATGCTGCATTTGAGCAATATGTTGTTGGTAGTACACTAGGCCGTATAAATTAGAAAATCCTACAGGCCTGAAAACACAACTGTATTTTTCTTTCAGGAATGTGTTGCTCTAGAAGAACTCTATTTGAGCCATAATGGTATTTCAAAGATGGAAGGTTTGTCTACGTTGGTAAATCTTCGAGTCCTGGATGTTTCATCAAATAAATTGACCGCCGTGGAAGACATCGAAAACCTGACAAAGTAAGTAGTTGTTTCCTTTTTCGAAGTTTTCTCATCTATTACTTTAAGGTATATGCTTTTCTTCGCATTCTTACTTGATTACTGTGATGCAGATTGGAAGACTTGTGGCTTAATGACAATCAAGTGTCATCTTTAGAAGGCTTTGAACTGGCTGTTGCTGGCTCAAAAGAGAAGCTAACAACCATCTACCTTGAACACAACCCATGTGTATGGTTCTGTTGTCCCCTTAAGAAGATTATAGTGATAAAACATCACCTTGTGACGTTTTTCTCTGCATTCTGAATTGCTGTCTATGACTTCTGTTTTGCAGGCAAGTTCTCCAAATTACTCTGCTTTTCTGCGGCAGATTTTTCCAAATGTAGAGCAGATTGATTCAGAGATATTCTCGTGATAGTTTAAGGTCAGGATACTTATCAGCTCATTGTTGGAAGAGAAAACTATTCAAAAGCTCAACATTGTCGATTTTATAGTTCGGCTTGGcaaattttgttttaattttgcaAGGTGAGTGCTTAAAATGTTATGTTTTACTTGTACTTCTTCGCATCTGTCAGAATTATGTTGATCTCCTTTAAGCCGCCATTTAGGTAGACAGCAATTTAGAAATGAGAGCAGACTGCTTTTTTGTTCTTTTGGAAGCTAGAAAAGCTCATCTAATATGTAACTGTAATACTAATAACTCAAGCCAAAAACGTTACGGGTTTCCGCAACATGACGTGGTTTCTGGCGTATGTCCAAGGTTTGTGTGCGTTGATGACTGCAGATTCATATTTCCCCAGTACATTGGTAAGTCTTTGCTGGCACGGATCTAGCCATCTCCATCAGCTCTTTCATTTGACGTGAATGAATGCAATTGCTTTCAGAGCTGTCTGTCTCATTTTCCAACTGGACAATGGCAGAGATATCTGATGTATTTCATAAACAATGTTCCTCGCTCTTTTTTGATCAATTGAAAGTCTGTGTATTATATTTTAGTCGTTTGCTATGTTTCAATTTTAGTGCTTGAAGAGTTGTCAAGTTTTTTCTTTCAAGATTCAAAACCGTAATGTAGTTCATACTGTATTACGTTTCACATTCTCATGTCTGAGAACGTTAATATCACATGAAAGTACATCTGCAAGGTCTTGAAGAAAAAAGGTGATGGTCCATACAGATACTGGTTGAACACTTTCCACTGTTCGACATACATACAGGAAGTGTTTACAGTATTTGGCTTTCGGTAATAGCTTGTGCTTTGAAAATACTATCTCGCTTGGAAAATTGAACTAGGGGGCAAGTGCTACAGTTACAAGATAATGATCAATTACGTATTTTATCAAGTAACCATCACAGATTCACTATGCAATATGTTTCCTTGCATTTATCAGGCGAGTCACTCAAATGACAAGAATACTAAGAATTATCTATATTGTTTCCGGTGTGTCGCTACTTGCAAGTATATCTCTAAACATTATCTTATGGTTGTCACTTGTCAATATCAGCTTAAGGTTCATtaagtatatatattttttctatcTATTTCAACAATGCGTGAGATATTCGATAACCATCAAAATCATCTACCAAACATAATAATATCACCGGGGATATTTCAGCGAAGTCGTCAAATATTAGTCTGTTTACGTGGTGTGGCCGTAACTCTCACGCCAGATAAATATAGCTTAAATAAATACACGGGGGAACCTCCTCGAGCTGAACAACCAGCAACTTTCAACTACTAGTTTTACTGTACTATTGTTTTATGCCGGTGAAAGTATGGCGGATATCGGAATACTGACAGATTATAGCAGTTCTTCGAAGAAAGTTACTGCCATTGCTGCCGGAGAAGCTCATACTCTTGCTCTTACAGGTATTTTCTgctgaaaaattgaaaaatttcagTCTATTTTTTgattgttctttttttctttttttgctaataattgaaattgaaacatgGGTTTATGGAATTGCAGAAGAGGGTTCTGTATTTTCATGGGGGAGAGGAACATTTGGTCGATTAGGTACAGGGAAAGAACAAGATGAGGTAATTCCGGTGCGAGTGGAATTTGATTCTTCAGAAAAGAATAGAATTTCTAACGAGAATTTCGATGGTAAGAAGACAAAAATTATGCAAATTGCAGCTGGGGCTTACCATAGTCTTGCATTAGAAGGTCAGAACCTCTTAGCTTCATTTTCTCTtcgtttattcttgtttttgggtCATTTTTATTGATGGACTAAGCTTTAGTACTCAATTTTTATGCCAATGCCACCGGTATTGATTTCATCTGCCTAGTAGTTCTGATTATAGATGACATTAGCAACAACTTAAGTTCGAAGTTGGATAAGTATGAAAGTCTATATGAGTTGGTTGACAAGTTAGATTCAAGATTAGAGTGAGTTATCTAGCAATTCTAACTTAACATTCTTGTACACAGTTGTCAACTTTGAACTTGGATGCACCGCTAGTTTAGAGTTACATTTGTTAGCTTGAAATCTGtgatttggttttgtttttatatAAATAAGTTATTCTAAGACCTTCTATGTCGAGTCTAAATCGCTGAAGTTTACCAGTCTGAAGCTGCTAAAAGAGTTGGCAAATCTTTAATTGGATTGGTTTTGAAACTTGAGAATCACATAATAGTAAGTAGTCTTTGAATTTTCTAAATGTTCTACAAGTTCAATTGAACTGTTTTTCAGGATCAGAATGTGATCACAACCTGCAATTTTTTCGGATTTTGATTTTCTAAGAGTTAATACATGAAGTACTTTGTGTTCGGACCCTATAATTTGGTATGTGGCACAATTTTATATAGAGGAGAAGTTTTGAATGAGCAACCAATATGACTTGATTTGCCGCATGGATGGACAAATCAAGTGTAGACAATTTGTCTTGTATTTCGTTCAGTTTCAGTAACATTTTTCACAAGTTTAGACAATTTCTTAGTGAAAGCATAATAATTCATCTGGTGCCATCATTAGAGACAAGTCTTGTGTGCATCAGTGAGCAGATAATCGGTATTCGCAAGGGTTCATGATAGCAGGAACTCCATCTTGCAGCAGTGAAAGTAAATTTCAGAGCAGTAGGAACTCACACAAAAGAAGAATGGAACCAAATAACATTAATTAAGAGGTTCTCCTCACTTGGGAATTCGTCTTAACTAATGTTAGCATTTTCATAATTTTAAAAGGACTTACCTAATAAGCACCCATGAAAATATATGTAAAACACTTTTGTTCGCCAACAGAAATAGCAAATCATGGTTACAAAGAATTCATTTCCCTGAAATATCTAATTCCTCTATATAACTTTCAGCTCTGAAAAGTTTCGGATTATCTGGTTCAGATGTttgtttccctttttcttttggtattaAATTGCGTTTGATGAAACCTGTTGAAAAATCTGAGAAGTGAGTAAGAAGTGAAAGGTTAAAAACAGCTGAATTTGTTGGGTGAAAGAGAAACCAATGAGAAATCTAGCCTTGGCAATGGTTTCTGAGGATTCAGTAACTCATTTTAACTCAATTGTACATTTTAAAGCTTAGTTGTAATTTGATTTTTTAGTTTCTTGATACGAAGATTTTTGGTGGATGATAACTTTTCACTGGAATATTAATGCTTTATTTCTTTATCTTCCCACTTGCAGACGATGGATCAGTGTGGTGCTGGGGCTATAATATTCGTATCCTTCGCACACATTTTTTTTGGATACTTTTCATCTATATAACATCCCAGCTACAGAAATGCTAATTTCATGGTTATTTACTTATCTTCATAACTAGTTATTGTGATAGTTATTCCTTAACCGTTACTATGGATGGTCAGCTGGGTCTCAACGTGGACAACTCCTTAGTCCCATGTTTTATGGAGAAATTTCTCGCGTTGGTATCTCCTCATCCATTGACAGCAAATGAACCAGATGTGGAAAAAAAGGAACCTCTGAAGGTATGAACTAAATTAGCCCAACTCTTTTTACTACTAAACAATGGCAACTCTTCCACTTATattttatcaaaacaaactttCTTTTTTCATTTGCCAGTATCTATTTTCACGTTCTTATGAATAAGATAGTGAAATTTCGATTGTAGGTTTGTTCTATCAAAGCAGGAGGCATGATGTCGCTGGCAATTGATAACTTAGGGGGGCTTTGGATGTGGGGAAACTGCCCTCTTCTGAGCCACAGCAGTAACGTGGAGTTCTCTCTCGTTAGCAGTCCTACTCCTTTACCTGTTTGGCATTTCCATGGTCATACTGTTTCAAAGGTGGCATGTGGAAATGAGCATGTCGTTGCTCTAGTGAGCGCAGGAGAAACTTTTACAGGAGAAAATCTTGTATGCTACTCATGGGGGAACAACAACCATGGCCAGCTGGGTCTTGGAGATAACGAAAGTAGGTTCCACCCAGATATTATTGAGACTTTTGATCATAAAGCTCCTTGGTCAGTTTATGATGTGGCATGTGGGGCCTGTCATACGGCGGTTCTAACTCGTCGGAAGGTAAGTGGCGATGTGGTTTTGTCCTCCAGTACTGATTCTGCAGGATTGGAAGAGAGAGAAACTATTTGTTGGACATTCGGTCTTGGAGAAAATGGACAACTTGGACATGGAACCTCCAATAGCACCTACTCACCTAAGCCTGTAGCAGAACTGCCACTAGATACTTTCCTGATTTCCGTTGACTGTGGTTTATTTCACACATGTGCTGTTTCTTCGCTTGGAGATGTTTGGTCTTGGGGAATGGAGAGGGGACTCGGCTTATGCCCAGATGCTAGTTTTGCAGGGAGTGATATTACTGGGGATGCTGTCCTTCCATTGAGGATTGACTGTAATGAGTTATATGGACCGGGATTCACTGGATCCATTCAAGTTGCATGTGGTGCTGCTCATACTGTTCTAGTCGCTGACAATGGTCATAAGCTTTGGGCTTGGGGTAGGGGTCGAAGCGGTGTTCTTGGGAAAGGCAACACAATTGATAGCTATATTCCTTGTGTCGTGATGTGGCCTCCCCTAGATGAGGACTTCCAAGAGGGTCAAGCAAACGCTGATGGAAAACCCAAGGTTGAAACCATGACACCAGGAAAAGTGGTTGAAATGGAGCCAAAGTCATCTGTGGCAATGGAAGAGGTGGAGCTTCTGAAGTCGAAATTAACTCTAATGGAACATTACGCTGCGATTTTACACGGTTCTGTCTTTGGAAAACCATTTGAGGAACGTGACTTACCACTATCACTAAAGGAATCGGGTGTATTTAACATTGCTAAAGAGTGGGAGAATATGTTGGAATCAGCTGATACTGTGAAGCTCAAACGGTTGGAAATGTTTTACCGTGACATGCTAGGCAGTGTGAAGGATCAGTTGTTAAAGAGAAGAATTCAGGAACTGATTACAGAATCCCTGcattcttcatcaacaaagaataCCTCATTTCCCATGTAATTTCACAGGCACAATCTGATTTATACAGGTTCGTCTTTTGTTCATGCATACTTGTAGAATTTATCTCACATTTTTTTTCGTAGTTATATGTCATCATAGTTTTCACAGTATGCAATAAGACAATAAACTGGATAAGGTGCAGTCGAGGTAAGAGCTCAGGAGACGAGTTCAACTCCCTGTGATCTTCTTGTATTCTGTAAATCGTGAGGTTTTGTATATTACTAGAACTTATAGCATAATATTGTTTCATAGTTTCATGTCAATATACATTTCTTTTTTGCTCAGAATGTAAAAGTATCTGTTGTTTTTTAGTTTGAACTTTGAAAAACTAACTTTGTTCCCATAAAATAGACActaccactttttcattttacTCCGGTACTAATTGAAAAATGGATAATACAGTCTTGAACCTCTGTATATTGACACATATCCCAAACATGGATGGTCCGTTCTCCTCAAATCTAACTTACTGAAAACATCAGCTGATACTCCTGCAACTCCT encodes:
- the LOC113348192 gene encoding protein phosphatase 1 regulatory inhibitor subunit PPP1R7 homolog, whose protein sequence is MEDGTVEQVAPENHETPVEEEENSDLVLDLTSYQLHDLQGIDFPSSLIELDLTANRLSTVDSRIGLLSQLKKLSFRQNILEDAAVEPISQWNEISQLQELVFRDNKLTKIPDVSIFKSLVVFDVSFNEILSLTGISKVSSTLKELYVSKNEVTKMEELTHLHDLQILELGSNRLRVMENLDTLTNLQELWLGRNRIRTVNLCGLKCIKKISLQSNRLTSMTGFQECVALEELYLSHNGISKMEGLSTLVNLRVLDVSSNKLTAVEDIENLTKLEDLWLNDNQVSSLEGFELAVAGSKEKLTTIYLEHNPCASSPNYSAFLRQIFPNVEQIDSEIFS
- the LOC113348193 gene encoding ultraviolet-B receptor UVR8-like; the protein is MADIGILTDYSSSSKKVTAIAAGEAHTLALTEEGSVFSWGRGTFGRLGTGKEQDEVIPVRVEFDSSEKNRISNENFDGKKTKIMQIAAGAYHSLALEDDGSVWCWGYNIHGQLGLNVDNSLVPCFMEKFLALVSPHPLTANEPDVEKKEPLKVCSIKAGGMMSLAIDNLGGLWMWGNCPLLSHSSNVEFSLVSSPTPLPVWHFHGHTVSKVACGNEHVVALVSAGETFTGENLVCYSWGNNNHGQLGLGDNESRFHPDIIETFDHKAPWSVYDVACGACHTAVLTRRKVSGDVVLSSSTDSAGLEERETICWTFGLGENGQLGHGTSNSTYSPKPVAELPLDTFLISVDCGLFHTCAVSSLGDVWSWGMERGLGLCPDASFAGSDITGDAVLPLRIDCNELYGPGFTGSIQVACGAAHTVLVADNGHKLWAWGRGRSGVLGKGNTIDSYIPCVVMWPPLDEDFQEGQANADGKPKVETMTPGKVVEMEPKSSVAMEEVELLKSKLTLMEHYAAILHGSVFGKPFEERDLPLSLKESGVFNIAKEWENMLESADTVKLKRLEMFYRDMLGSVKDQLLKRRIQELITESLHSSSTKNTSFPM